The DNA window GCGATCATGGAGCCGTGGGACGGCCCGGCCGCGATCGCCTTCACCGACGGCCGCCAGATCGGCGCCACGCTCGACCGCAACGGCCTTCGCCCGGCGCGCTATCTCGTGACCAGCGACGACCGCATCGTCATGGCCTCCGAAATGGGCGTGCTGAAAATCCCCGAGGACCAGATCGTCACCAAGTGGCGGCTGCAGCCCGGCAAGATGCTGCTGGTCGACCTCGAACAGGGCCGCCTCATTCCCGACGACGAGATCAAGGCACAGCTGGCGCGGATGCATCCGTACCGCGAATGGCTCGACCGCACCCAGATCGTGCTGGAAGAACTGCCGGACGCGCCCAGCAAGGGCATGCGCTCCAACCTGCCGCTGCTCGATCGCCAGCAGGCGTTCGGCTACACCCAGGAGGACATCAACATCCTGATGACGCCGATGGCCTCCACCGGCGAGGAGGCCAACGGCTCGATGGGCAACGACACGCCGATCTCGGCGCTGTCGGACAAACCGAAGCCGCTGTTCACCTACTTCAAACAGAACTTCGCGCAGGTGACCAATCCGCCGATCGATCCGATCCGCGAAGAACTGGTCATGAGCCTGGTCTCGATCATCGGGCCGCGGCCGAACCTGTTCGACCTGCAGGGTGCGGCCGGCAACAAGCGTCTCGAAGTGCGCCAGCCGATCCTGACCGACGCCGACCTGGAAAAGATCCGCTCGATCTCGGAGATCGCCGACACCCATTTCAAGTCGCGCACGCTCGACACCACCTTCCATGCCGGCTTGGGCGCGGCCGGGCTCGAGCAGGTGCTCGACGAACTCTGCGCGCGCGCGGAAGCAGCCGTCCGCGAAGGCATCAACATCGTCATCCTGTCCGACCGCATGGCGGGCTCGGACCGGATTCCGATTCCCTCGCTACTGGCCTGCGCCGCCGTTCATCATCATCTGATCCGCACCGGCTTGCGCACCTCGGTCGGGCTCGTGGTCGAGTCGGGCGAGCCGCGCGAGGTGCATCACTTCGCCTGCCTCGCCGGCTACGGCGCCGAAGCGATCAATCCTTATCTGGCGTTCGAGACCATCATCGCGATGAAGGACCGGCTGCCGACGGCACTGGAAGACTACGAAATCGTCAAGCGCTACATCAAGTCGATCGGCAAGGGCCTGTTGAAGGTGATGTCGAAGATGGGCATCTCGACCTATCAGTCCTATTGCGGCGCGCAGATCTTCGACGCGGTCGGGCTGAAGGCCGATTTCGTCTCGAAATTTTTCGTCGGCACCCACACCCGCATCGAAGGCGTCGGGCTCGCCGAAATCGCCGAGGAAACCACGCGCCGTCACGCTGACGCGTTCGGCGATGCGCCGGTGTACAAGTCGGCGCTCGACGTCGGCGGCGAATATGCCTACCGCACCCGCGGCGAGGATCACGCCTGGACCGCCGAGTCGGTCTCGACGCTGCAGCATGCCGTGCGCGGCAACTCGCTGGAGCGCTACAAGGCGTTCGCTAAAATCCTCAACGAGCAATCCGAGCGGCTGTTGACGCTGCGCGGCCTGTTCAAGATCAAGACCGCCGACGACGAGAAGCGCAAGCCGATCCCGCTCGACCAGGTCGAGCCGGCCAAGGACATCGTCAAGCGTTTCGCAACGGGCGCGATGAGCTTCGGCTCGATCTCGCGCGAGGCCCACACGACGCTCGCCATCGCGATGAACCGGATCGGCGGCAAGTCCAACACCGGCGAAGGTGGCGAGGAGAGCGATCGCTTCAAGCCGATGCCGAACGGCGACTCGATGCGCTCGGCGATCAAGCAGGTCGCCTCGGGCCGGTTCGGCGTCACCACGGAATATCTCGTCAACGCCGACATGATGCAGATCAAGATGGCGCAAGGCGCCAAGCCCGGCGAAGGCGGCCAGTTGCCCGGCCACAAGGTCGACGCCGTGATCGCGCGCGTCCGGCATTCGACGCCCGGCGTCGGCCTGATCTCGCCGCCGCCGCATCACGACATCTATTCGATCGAGGATCTGGCGCAGCTGATCTACGACCTCAAGAACGTCAATCCGGACGGCCTGGTGTCGGTCAAGCTGGTGTCCGAAATCGGCGTCGGCACGGTGGCAGCCGGCGTCGCCAAGGCGCGCGCCGACCACGTCACCATCGCCGGCTTCGAGGGCGGCACCGGCGCCTCACCGCTGACCTCGATCAAGCACGCCGGCTCTCCCTGGGAGATCGGCCTGGCCGAAACCCACCAGACCCTAGTGCGCGAGCGGCTGCGCAGCCGCATCATCGTCCAGGTTGACGGCGGCTTCCGCACCGGGCGTGACGTGGTGATCGGCGCGCTGTTGGGGGCCGACGAATTCGGCTTCGCCACCGCACCCCTGATCGCCGCCGGGTGCATCATGATGCGCAAGTGCCATCTCAACACCTGTCCGGTCGGCGTTGCGACGCAAGACCCGGTGCTGCGCAAGCGCTTCACCGGCCAGCCCGAGCACGTTATCAACTATTTCTTCTTCGTCGCCGAGGAAGTCCGCGAGATCATGGCCGCCCTCGGCTACCGCACCTTCAACGAGATGGTCGGCCAGACCCAGATGCTCGACCAGTCCACTTTGGTGGCGCACTGGAAGGCGAAGGGGCTGGATTTCTCGAAGCTGTTCGTGCGCCAGAAGGAGCTGCCGGGCCAGAAGATCTATCACGCGCAGGATCAGAACCACCATCTGGAGTCCGTACTCGACCGTACCCTGATCGAGAAAGCGCAAGCGGCGATCGACCGCGGCGCGCCGGTCAAGGTCGAAATGGAGATCAACAACACCGACCGCAGCGCCGGCGCGATGCTCTCGGGCACGGTGGCGAAGATCTACGGCCATGCCGGCCTGCCGCACGACACCATCCAGGTCGGCTTCAAGGGCACCGCGGGCCAGGCCTTCGGCGCGTGGCTGGCACGCGGCATCACCTTCGATCTCGAAGGCGAAGGCAACGATTATGTCGGCAAGGGCCTGTCCGGCGGCCGCATCATCGTCAAGCCGCCGCGCAACTCCGGCATCGTGCCGGAGGAATCCATCATCGTCGGCAACACCGTGATGTACGGCGCGATCGAGGGCGAATGCTATTTCCGCGGCATCGCCGGCGAGCGTTTCGCGGTGCGCAACTCCGGCGCGATCGCGGTGGTCGAAGGCGCCGGCGATCATTGCTGCGAATACATGACCGGCGGCATCGTCGTGGTGCTGGGCAAGACCGGGCGCAACTTCGCGGCCGGCATGTCCGGCGGCGTCGCCTATGTGCTGGACGAGGCCGGCGACTTCGAGAAGCTCTGCAACATGGCGATGGTGCAGCTCGAGCCGGTGCTGTCGGAAGAGATGATCAACGAGAACGCCTATCATCAGTCGGGCGATCTCGAATCCCATGGCCGGGTCGACGTGTTCGCCAACCTGCTGGAATCCGACATCGAGCGGCTGCACATCCTGATCACCCGCCACGCCAAGCTGACCGGCTCGAAGCGCGCCGCCGACATTCTGGCGAACTGGAAAACCTATTTGCTGAAATTCCGCAAGGTGATGCCAGTGGAGTACCGCCGCGCGCTGACGGAATTGAAGGCGAACGCCGACGCCGAACCGAAGATCGCGATCGGGGCGTAGCGTTTAAGCGTCATTCCGGGGCGCGCGGAGCGCGAACCCGGAATCTCGCGAAATGACATCGAGATTCCGGGTCTGCGCCTGCGGCGCATCCCGGAATGACGGAGACCAAATTTCCTCATGGTGAGGAGGCGTGCTTGCGCCGTCTCGAACCATGAGGGCACAATAAACGTCCCATCCTTCGAGACGCGGCGAAGACGC is part of the Bradyrhizobium erythrophlei genome and encodes:
- the gltB gene encoding glutamate synthase large subunit, translating into MSGSEFERENSVTDALSAVPDSNPVEPAREFSWRPPAEGLYDPSLEKDSCGVGFIANIKGKKSHQIVSDAISILCNLEHRGAVGADPRAGDGAGILVQIPHAFFARKAKELGFTLPKPGAYAVGSLFMPREKAWRKVIQSIITDQIKAEQLTVLGWRDVPTDNSSLGETVKPTEPSHMQVFIGRGAHIKDADEFERRLYILRKSISQAIYLRRDRGLAGYYPASLSCRTIVYKGMFLADQLGKYYADLHEPDFESALALVHQRFSTNTFPTWSLAHPYRMIAHNGEINTLRGNVNWMAARQASVHSELYGKDISRLWPISYEGQSDTACFDNGLEFLVQGGYSLPHAVMMMIPEAWAGNPLMDEQRRSFYEYHAAIMEPWDGPAAIAFTDGRQIGATLDRNGLRPARYLVTSDDRIVMASEMGVLKIPEDQIVTKWRLQPGKMLLVDLEQGRLIPDDEIKAQLARMHPYREWLDRTQIVLEELPDAPSKGMRSNLPLLDRQQAFGYTQEDINILMTPMASTGEEANGSMGNDTPISALSDKPKPLFTYFKQNFAQVTNPPIDPIREELVMSLVSIIGPRPNLFDLQGAAGNKRLEVRQPILTDADLEKIRSISEIADTHFKSRTLDTTFHAGLGAAGLEQVLDELCARAEAAVREGINIVILSDRMAGSDRIPIPSLLACAAVHHHLIRTGLRTSVGLVVESGEPREVHHFACLAGYGAEAINPYLAFETIIAMKDRLPTALEDYEIVKRYIKSIGKGLLKVMSKMGISTYQSYCGAQIFDAVGLKADFVSKFFVGTHTRIEGVGLAEIAEETTRRHADAFGDAPVYKSALDVGGEYAYRTRGEDHAWTAESVSTLQHAVRGNSLERYKAFAKILNEQSERLLTLRGLFKIKTADDEKRKPIPLDQVEPAKDIVKRFATGAMSFGSISREAHTTLAIAMNRIGGKSNTGEGGEESDRFKPMPNGDSMRSAIKQVASGRFGVTTEYLVNADMMQIKMAQGAKPGEGGQLPGHKVDAVIARVRHSTPGVGLISPPPHHDIYSIEDLAQLIYDLKNVNPDGLVSVKLVSEIGVGTVAAGVAKARADHVTIAGFEGGTGASPLTSIKHAGSPWEIGLAETHQTLVRERLRSRIIVQVDGGFRTGRDVVIGALLGADEFGFATAPLIAAGCIMMRKCHLNTCPVGVATQDPVLRKRFTGQPEHVINYFFFVAEEVREIMAALGYRTFNEMVGQTQMLDQSTLVAHWKAKGLDFSKLFVRQKELPGQKIYHAQDQNHHLESVLDRTLIEKAQAAIDRGAPVKVEMEINNTDRSAGAMLSGTVAKIYGHAGLPHDTIQVGFKGTAGQAFGAWLARGITFDLEGEGNDYVGKGLSGGRIIVKPPRNSGIVPEESIIVGNTVMYGAIEGECYFRGIAGERFAVRNSGAIAVVEGAGDHCCEYMTGGIVVVLGKTGRNFAAGMSGGVAYVLDEAGDFEKLCNMAMVQLEPVLSEEMINENAYHQSGDLESHGRVDVFANLLESDIERLHILITRHAKLTGSKRAADILANWKTYLLKFRKVMPVEYRRALTELKANADAEPKIAIGA